The window tttttttaattatatatcttGAGAATTTATTGTGCATTcatttatcttgtgtattttctcATCTAAGGCATAGGCTgtaaatatttctgtatttttgtacttttttgtttcttttttacagcTATGGAGCTGTAGAAAACCTGCATTCTTATTATATAgttgatttactgtatacaatagCATCCATGTGCCCGGAAAATGGGTGTTAATGTTAACAAgcagcatttttgtttaaataaatgacCATCATTGCAAACAGACTGTGCCTGTCTTTCCATTTACAgcttggttaaaaaaaagatacagagGATAAATGGATTATTTGTTCATGATATTTTGCAGGATGTGGTATCTCACAACTGTATTGTTATATTCTCCAAGACTACATGCCCTTACTGCAAAATGGCCAAGAATGTGTTTAATGACATAGGTGCTGCATATAAAGTGATTGAATTAGATCAGCATGAAGATGGAAAGCAGCTCCAGGATGTTTTAGCTGCTATGACTGGTGAAAGGACGGTAAGAATATTACTCCTATTTTTGCTCCTGTTTTATGTAGTCATAGAAATCACTATAGCTTTTTTTTCATCAGGTAGTGATTATAATTTACCgtaaaatctttaaaagttcTTCAAAACCCAAGTGTAGAGTATATAATTGTAAAATGCCAACATTTATCAAGAGTTTTGTGTGAAAATTACAAGCTTGAaagtaaacaaataattaatgttGCCCCTAGGTTCCAAGAGTCTTTGTTAATGGGAATTGCATTGGAGGTGGTTCAGCAACGAAAGAACTCCATCAGAAGGGGAGGCTCGTCCCTCTGATTGAGCAGTGTGCTCCATGCTGCACGGGGAAAGCAGAAAGCGCTGGCAGAGGTCTACCTGAATCCCACAAATTATAATTATCTTTTACTTCAACTTCTGATGGAATGGAAACTTTGAAAACTTGGGTCCACGGGACTGTGTTTCTGTTATTTGCACATTTACAATTTGTGTGTGTCTTTTTAAGTGAATATACAGGGGTTCATATCATCTTGTTATATACAAAGTCAAGTGTatatctgttacattgaaaaacGTCAGACCTGTCCATATCTGGTTTTTCAGACCACATTGGCATAGAGCAGTATGTTACACTGCTgagaaaaattatatttaaaaagtaaattcattacagttttagcgTACTTGTTTAagtgattacatttttaaattaagatcttgtggaaaaatacatttaaaagcatGTATAGTTTACGTGTGTATAGATTAAATGTAAAGTACGGTATTACTTCTTTAAAGCTGTTTCTCCCAAATTCTTACTAATTTAAGTAATCCCTGTAAATTGGTCACTATGatgtattacttttttaaaaaagtaacgTCTAGTAATCAAGATAATAATAAGTAAGGAAAATTAAGGAATTATTATGTTTATAAAATTATAAGCAATTAATGCAATGAATCTCCCTGCCTGTCTTTTCAACTTCTTCTTCATATTTGACCTTGGTATCAGTTTTATCTTGTTATCCAACTCAGCTTTcgtaaaaatgtgaatatgttAATAGACGCTATCATTACCATTGGTGAGtcatgccttttttttcccctatatTGTACATCTGTGAACATCTAAAATGCCTGGCAGTAGTTTCCATCCACTTCAAATAATGTCCCATTTTGTCAGCCAAAACTGCcaaggaaaaattaaaaaactaaaaatttatttttttaaactattcacACCTGTGAGTGAGTACTTGTCAGAAGCTTATTTAGCAGCAATTATAATTGCAATTAAGTCTGGAGAAGTCGACCACTGCCCACCAGCATGGTGAATTCTGTTCTattcttgtttgcaaacttgtTCAAGTTCTGTCAAGTTTAGTTGGGCATTTTTAATGTACAGCAATGTTCTTGCCACAGAAAGTCTGCTGGATTCAAGTCAGGGCTTTGACAGCATTATTAAaggattcattttctttttgtcaaGCGGCTGTGGTGTTGCTTTGCTCTTATGCTTTTCAAAGGTAAATTTTCATCTCATTTTTATGTCTTTAGCGGACTGAACCAGTATATGTTTGTTTGTATTTCCAACGTTTTCCAGAAAGAACCAGACAGTACCATCAAAAATCATAATTAGAACACTAAAGATAATACGAGAAAACATATGGCTGTGAAATTGCCTCACATCCCACTCAGAAAGAGAAGCTTCACATTCCTATTCTATAGACAAGTCATGaaatttttttgtttcagaaaagaaaTCCATATAGATGATTATGAGACAAAATATAAGCTGGAATTTAATCATGGTATTTATCCATGTTAAAGAGGTTTATACAGAGCTGGGTACATTGCAGTTTAATTCATACTAACAGTTAATGCTTTTTAACAAAGGTTTATGTTTcccaaaaatgtatttcaaaccTTATTTGCATTACAACAAAAATAAGACATGAATCACTAATGCCTTCAGTTTTCTCCTATTGTGTTTCTTTACCTACAACTATTTCAATATGTCTCCATATATTACTATTGTAAAATTAACTTGAAACATGAAAACACTCGATATGTTaaatatgatcatattttattacacacaaaaatgtctccatacaatttaaatattgtaaatatttgaaagttACCTCGTCACCTAAAAAGGAATGTTATGCAAAAGGATGTATCAACACTCATGCAAGCAATCCACTCACAAGACTTAATGTGTGTCtaacacatttatatttctgGAAAAAGTGCTTATAGTTATTAGATCTGCTATCTACAGGATACTATCTCTTCAGTATGGAATATTGTTCTGAAGAGTGAAATATTAAACATACCACTTCAAAACAAGatctaattttaaatataaatgtgcTGATGAACTGTTTAAGAGCTCTTTCACTTAACAGCATTGCTTTAGACTCCAATCTGAATTTGAATAGCTCGGTTTTGGATCCAAAACAATAAATGGTAACATGCCCCAGATTATAATTCTGATCCAACTGTCAATTCCAAATTCCAGACCTTAAATTTTGATGTAATCCAGAACTAAATATTTGGATGAatcaaatacagttttaaatattttatgttttttctacATAATCAAAATAAGAAACATTCACTCAAAATTGCTTCAGTTTCAGGAAACAAAATTGTGGAAGGGCCCTTAATTCACAGTTGAATGGTCAGACATTTCAGAACAAGGTCAGATTTCAAATTACAGTATtactttatgttttaaaaacaggacTATTTATTCCAAACTCTGGTATTagtgtacaataaaaaaaacgaaTGTTACTTAGtgctataaaagtgtaatatgGTACATTCAACAAATGTGTTACatataaaaattgaaaaaaaaaactaaagaataaGGTCCTTTGTATATTAATTTTACTACATTTCTATTTTGTGCCTTTATTTTATAGTCCTCTATAGTATCACTTCCTAGCAGCCTCAAACTTAGCAGACAGTAACAGGGGGTTGCATTATCCTTTATGAACATTAATGAAACAAGTTTAGTACGCAAGTAAAAGAGGATTGATAATTCATAATAAATACTACTTTGTTGTATTATTAGGAATGCAATATTTTATGTAGAAttaaaagttttgaaaatctACGTATTCTTGTGATCTCCATAatcttgatttttcttttaatagcaCAATGAATACACCTAATAAGCTACATCAAACATTTTCTACAGAAAATATATAGTTTGTATTTCTGGAGAACCATAAGTCTTTATGACATGAACAGTactacaaaaaacaacaggaagacaaactataaaaagcaacctctgttattttttttaatttctacaaACCCACTAAAGTCATCAACCACATATGTGCTTCTCAAActatgaaatgttttgtttcacaatTTCTACTATATCTGGCATACCAGCAAAGCACAATGTGTACTAGTGTTAGTTGTCAGACGGCATACTTGGGTACTTTTAactaaatatactttttttgttgttgaactATTTCATGATTTGACATGATTTGTTATTTCATGATTTAACAACCTATTGCTACTTGACAATAACTGTACCAAAGTACCATATGATATTCTGCtggtaatgaaaaaaaaaatatgaaaaaagctTACAGAGAGACACTTAACCGTATGCTATATTGTGTACATAATGTTGGAGAAGGGCATCTTCACAAGAGAATGTGATTATAATAAGATAAATGTATAAGTTTAGTTTTTAACACTGTTGTAGAttccattttagatttttttccagCCTGCTGGACAATTAACAAATGTCCACACAACTCTAAAGTAACCCTTGCATAACTGTTACACAGTCCAGgcaaaacagattcacaattaATTTATTAGGTCTGTGTGgatattttgtgttattttaaaaattaaatttttcttATGGGCATGTCAGTTTTCTtaacagtaatttaaaaaaggccTTTATGCTTTTCTGTTACAGTTTTTCATCTACGTGAATTGCTTTATCCTTCTGTATTTCACCTGTATTTCATTCTTTCAGATCAGGTCCAAAACAAAATTTCGGATGACTTCTAAAGCTCCAGAGTCAAAGCCACAGATATCCAGCATGCCTCTGTCATCAGGGTCTGCAACAGTAAAGCCATTTGATGTCATCCCACAGACAATTAATTTGGAAAAGACACCCATTTTCTGAAAtgataaagaaaaacagagttGCACATTAACACAAACAAATGATGTACTTGTCACATTCTAACTGGTACCAAAGCAGTTCAGTTTCACAGAGCAAGATTGCATACGGGCAATATATGTATATGTTTGTGTTCACTCCGTTTTCAAAATGCTATTCTGTTGCAAATCTATTATATGTTGGAGCTCATAACTTTCtaagaaaatttaaaattacatAAATTACATAATTATATATGTGTCACATACAATTATATCTGAACTGCAATTTTAACCCGCTCCCTTCAAAATGCCCCTATTCTATCAACAATAACAAACCTTCTGTTATTTATTAACTTACTTAAACAGTAACATTTCTAAAAGCCacacaaagtacagtataccaTGTGGGGTTTTGGGGTAGAAAGATTTAGCCATTAAAAGAGAAAGAAGTAATGCTCTAAAATATTTCCTACTTATACTCTGGCGAAGAAGTAATGAAAGTGTACTAAATGAATACCTAATGTCTAGGCTGTAAAAACATGTTATGAAAATGCAAtgcaaaaaagctttaaaaaatgtctatAAAAGCGCAGTTACTATTGGCAATTCAGAGTAATTCATTTCCTTATACTTTATCAGCCACGTACATTTCGATGCTTCCTTAGTGCCTCTGCTGGATGAATGTCCCCAAACCAGGTCTCGTTATCAGTGAAAATGATAAAGACATCAGCTGCAGTATTGGTCTCCATGGCCCAAAGAATTGGAAGAGAGCAATCAGTGCTCCCCATAGGAATCTAAATGAAATAGACAAACGTCTATCTTTTAGAAGAATATTTTTACGCAATGGCCTGCAGATTTCTTCATTCAGTTAActaaatgcaaaatgtatagtttttaaaaaaagcatggaATTAGCTCAAGTTGTAATCAAAACAGACACCCCACACTTGCCATTCTTCATAGTACATACAAATGCACTGTTTTAAAGACATTATCTAATGGTGTACCATCAATAAAAGGTAAAAATGCTTTACCTTTTTTTAGTATTAGAGATATGTCATGCCTTGCAGGTAAAATTCAAAAGTCGTGTGGTTACACAGTCATTACAACCTCATATTTActaaatgttttctcttttcagtttgctgtgctgtgctgaaaaCTCTTGTTTAAGGTAAAAATACAGGCCAAATTTTTCTTCTAATTAAGTGCAGAATGTCCAGGATTCCTTTTAATTTTGTTCACGGTGTCTCTTGGAGCATAATCctagcttttgttttatttacccAGGTAGTTTACAAAGTAGTTGTCAGTCAGCACCGGCACTTAACtgacttgctttttttttttgctacagtTCAtcatttggttttctttttttgtgtattaAAAGAAGTGTACTGAGACATACAAAGAGGTATGTCTGTATTAGAGTAATATCATGTAGTGATGATGTAGTAATTTCTAGGTGTTTAGATTTATTGTTGATTAataatatttcaattaaaaagagaaaaaaaatacaactgtcATTTtaagtcagcagccatatcaccctgcaactcacaactggcaacccactgaagctaagcaggtgtgagcctggtcagtaactggatgggagacctcctgggacaaACTAAGGTtattgctggaagaggtgttagcggggccagcagggggcgctcaacctgcggtccatgtgggtcccaatgccccagtatagtgacggggacactatactgtaaacaggctccgtctttcggatgagacataaaaccgaggtcctgactctctgtggtcattaaaaatcccagggcgtttctcgaaaagagtaggggtgtaaccccggcgtcctggccaaatttcccattggcccttaccaatcatggcctcctaataatccccctctatgaattgactgAATtgactacattactctgctctcctccccactgatagctgatgtgtggtaagcGTTCTGGCgctctatggctgctgtcgcatcatccaggtggatgctgcacattggtggtggtgcaggggagtccccattacctgaaaagtgctttgagtggagtgtccataagtgtaagcaattataataattattattattattattaattaatctaGGAAGGCATTACTCAGAATAGAATCTGGAGGTAAACCCACTTATTTTATGGCCCAAAATCAACCACCCCccctgttttgatttttttttataaaaggaaaCAGATTTCTAACATACATTACCTTTTTGAATTCTTCCATTACTTGTGCAAGGGTCATTTCTGCAATGTTTGGACAAGGAACCATGGATTTGTCAGAAAAAGCCACAATCTGACAGTCAACTTCTGTCTGTGCAACAACCTTTAGCCAGCAGATTTTTCCGTAGAAGAATAAAAATTAATGATATCATCAATACAACTGATGGACACATTGAACTAGCAAAGTACTTAGATTTAACAGAATATCCACTCTGTCGATTCCAGTAGGTTTAGATTAAATTTACAATGGCCCTTAAAACAAACCTGCTCAATTTTAACAAGTTTACCCTGACTGATATATTCTACTCCCCAAATGACTATTTATTTACATAAACCAAAATACATTTGCTATAGGCCAAGCTCAGCTTAACTGAGTATTTAAATGTATCTAGATAACCGGACTATATTCATCAAGCAATTGCTTTTATACTCATGGTTCCcttatttgttttacaaattcATATTAACTTACCATACTCATAGCTgcagcagcagtagcagcaCTGACAGAACTCCCTAAAACAGTACTGCTCATTGAAGCGCTAACATCTACacccaaaacaaaatgttttcctgTGGCCTCaacattctgaaaaaacaaGGAAGGATTCAAACtagttttcaaaattaaagaacaaaaagcATAAACATCAGCCTAGTACTATGAAATAGAAACAAAGTGGTAGTTCTTGGCAACATCAATACAATTAAGTGTGTGTATTAAGGAGAAATCTAGTAATGGAAATAGCTGACATATATTTTAGCTAACTATTATGTTTAGACAGTTATGTTTCAGATACAAATCAAGTAATTAAAACTGTTCCTGTTACTACTATGCTGCAAAGATCTGTATGGATATAGATAATATGATAAATGCTCTGCAGTATGCTTCTTAAGGGCATAATTTCAGGTTTCCACCTTTATAATTTAAGATAAgactgtttcttttgtttttttatcatttcagtCTAAACAGCCACACACATACTGTTTAGTAATAGGTCTAGAGAATTCCCACCTTGAAGCTTTTGTAGAACGCACTGTCTAAGGCCTGAAGGATGTCCTTATTTGGTTCCCATTTTAGTTTTCCTCGATTCCCACAGCCTTTATTATATGTCTCTAAAGCAACTAAGACGTTGAAAGGATGAATTTGAGCCTGGAGAGAAAGCaggcagctttttaaaaacattttacgtgtattttaaaaatgataatcGAAGGAAATATTAAAACCAACGTAGTCTCTTTCCTATACCTGCTTCAGAACAGATTCATTTTGAAGTCTTTCACAAACCAAAGTTACTTCTGAACTGCCCAACTCCAGAACTTCATCTGCAGTCATCTTTCCTAAATTACGCAGCATGGCAGCAAGAGGCATTTCCTTCAGCAATGTTTGCCACACCTAATAAAAACGCAGTAAACATAATAAACCTTCACAAAATCAGGACAGTTTTCCAGGAAATTGTAGAATTTAtgctctggtaaaaaaaaaattaacactcTGAGAAAATGACACGCAAGGCACACAATCAGGAGAAAAGCAGTGCATGCTAAGCACTGTCTCATAAAAATCAATGCATATGCAAACAAACCTCTTTAGATTTTAGGTGGTTAGTGAGTAATTGCTCTCTCACTAGTCTGTGTTCC is drawn from Lepisosteus oculatus isolate fLepOcu1 chromosome 9, fLepOcu1.hap2, whole genome shotgun sequence and contains these coding sequences:
- the glrx2 gene encoding glutaredoxin 2; amino-acid sequence: MGNSIPTSSGVLSSEACTKFIMDVVSHNCIVIFSKTTCPYCKMAKNVFNDIGAAYKVIELDQHEDGKQLQDVLAAMTGERTVPRVFVNGNCIGGGSATKELHQKGRLVPLIEQCAPCCTGKAESAGRGLPESHKL
- the ro60 gene encoding RNA-binding protein RO60 isoform X1, whose amino-acid sequence is MEPEGIDSMQSSGDPLSQALPLNDEQMLNSAGGYTWEVTDMTRLHRFLCFGSEGGTYYIKEQQLSLENALALIRLIEEGRGCEVVQEIKTFSQEGRAAKPNPALFALAVCSQHSDVKTKQAAFKAVKEVCRIPTHLFSFIQFKKDLKEGMKCGMWGRALRKAVADWYNEKDAMCLALAVTKYKQRNGWSHKDLLRLSHMKPANEGIAVITKYITKGWKDVQDSYRDKENSDDITKVLKYFEAVEKVKHTDDVLEVIHLIEEHRLVREQLLTNHLKSKEVWQTLLKEMPLAAMLRNLGKMTADEVLELGSSEVTLVCERLQNESVLKQAQIHPFNVLVALETYNKGCGNRGKLKWEPNKDILQALDSAFYKSFKNVEATGKHFVLGVDVSASMSSTVLGSSVSAATAAAAMSMVVAQTEVDCQIVAFSDKSMVPCPNIAEMTLAQVMEEFKKIPMGSTDCSLPILWAMETNTAADVFIIFTDNETWFGDIHPAEALRKHRNKMGVFSKLIVCGMTSNGFTVADPDDRGMLDICGFDSGALEVIRNFVLDLI
- the ro60 gene encoding RNA-binding protein RO60 isoform X3, which produces MEPEGIDSMQSSGDPLSQALPLNDEQMLNSAGGYTWEFKKDLKEGMKCGMWGRALRKAVADWYNEKDAMCLALAVTKYKQRNGWSHKDLLRLSHMKPANEGIAVITKYITKGWKDVQDSYRDKENSDDITKVLKYFEAVEKVKHTDDVLEVIHLIEEHRLVREQLLTNHLKSKEVWQTLLKEMPLAAMLRNLGKMTADEVLELGSSEVTLVCERLQNESVLKQAQIHPFNVLVALETYNKGCGNRGKLKWEPNKDILQALDSAFYKSFKNVEATGKHFVLGVDVSASMSSTVLGSSVSAATAAAAMSMVVAQTEVDCQIVAFSDKSMVPCPNIAEMTLAQVMEEFKKIPMGSTDCSLPILWAMETNTAADVFIIFTDNETWFGDIHPAEALRKHRNKMGVFSKLIVCGMTSNGFTVADPDDRGMLDICGFDSGALEVIRNFVLDLI
- the ro60 gene encoding RNA-binding protein RO60 isoform X2, with the translated sequence MQSSGDPLSQALPLNDEQMLNSAGGYTWEVTDMTRLHRFLCFGSEGGTYYIKEQQLSLENALALIRLIEEGRGCEVVQEIKTFSQEGRAAKPNPALFALAVCSQHSDVKTKQAAFKAVKEVCRIPTHLFSFIQFKKDLKEGMKCGMWGRALRKAVADWYNEKDAMCLALAVTKYKQRNGWSHKDLLRLSHMKPANEGIAVITKYITKGWKDVQDSYRDKENSDDITKVLKYFEAVEKVKHTDDVLEVIHLIEEHRLVREQLLTNHLKSKEVWQTLLKEMPLAAMLRNLGKMTADEVLELGSSEVTLVCERLQNESVLKQAQIHPFNVLVALETYNKGCGNRGKLKWEPNKDILQALDSAFYKSFKNVEATGKHFVLGVDVSASMSSTVLGSSVSAATAAAAMSMVVAQTEVDCQIVAFSDKSMVPCPNIAEMTLAQVMEEFKKIPMGSTDCSLPILWAMETNTAADVFIIFTDNETWFGDIHPAEALRKHRNKMGVFSKLIVCGMTSNGFTVADPDDRGMLDICGFDSGALEVIRNFVLDLI